The Actinomyces sp. oral taxon 414 genome has a segment encoding these proteins:
- a CDS encoding GTPase domain-containing protein: protein MAPSPSPPPTPGDDVPVSALSRGRLVDVLTDTVGDLERLELPLTVEGVEEARRLRSSLIGQVRDHVLPRLADADVPAIVVVGGSTGAGKSTLVNSVLGREVSDAGVLRPTTRTPVLVVNPEDAEVLADHPVSEVSLSVVSDVVPAGLALVDASDLDSVHEANRTLAVRLLEATDLWLFVTTAARYGDQTPWSTLEEAARRSTPIAVVLNRVPARILSVVRRDLVTRLEGLGLAESPFFVVPDAGPHEGLLPASSVIELRDWLSLLAGRHRAAGLMRRTDRSIWPGLRSDLNRLADAVDAQDDAGRRLERAGQALLTEPLTALRDDVARGVAGDGAPATRWVSHASAGGALASLAQGGRLRRGLFGRAVAARGRALGEVVVELREALVLRLSAALSSVVAQAKTVWEEAGVADRADGVLGAGAGAEAVVDKWIDQVRADPPSAPGGGSRGIKGLEPRGAADLVIAASCGVEGAADSARRLGLTERVTAARSALIAALTGALHAAVPAGAALRLVPDPALAAALRLRAGELVPLVHPGAEA, encoded by the coding sequence ATGGCCCCCTCTCCGTCCCCGCCGCCCACTCCCGGCGATGACGTGCCCGTCTCCGCGCTCAGTCGCGGCCGTCTCGTCGACGTCCTGACCGACACCGTCGGGGACCTGGAGCGCCTCGAACTGCCCCTGACCGTCGAGGGCGTCGAGGAGGCCCGCCGGCTGCGCTCGAGTCTCATCGGGCAGGTCCGCGACCACGTGCTGCCCCGGCTGGCCGACGCCGACGTCCCGGCCATCGTCGTCGTCGGCGGCTCGACCGGCGCGGGCAAGTCCACCCTGGTCAACTCCGTGCTCGGGCGGGAGGTCTCCGACGCCGGGGTCCTGCGCCCCACGACCCGCACGCCCGTCCTCGTGGTCAACCCCGAGGACGCCGAGGTCCTGGCCGATCATCCGGTGTCCGAGGTGAGCCTGAGCGTCGTGTCCGACGTCGTCCCCGCCGGGCTGGCCCTGGTCGACGCCTCGGACCTGGACTCCGTCCACGAGGCCAACCGCACCCTGGCCGTGCGCCTGCTGGAGGCCACCGACCTGTGGCTGTTCGTGACCACCGCCGCCCGCTACGGCGACCAGACGCCCTGGTCGACCCTGGAGGAGGCCGCCCGGCGCAGCACCCCGATCGCCGTCGTCCTCAACCGCGTCCCCGCCAGGATCCTGTCGGTGGTCCGCCGCGACCTGGTGACCCGCCTGGAGGGGCTGGGCCTGGCCGAGTCGCCCTTCTTCGTCGTCCCCGACGCCGGGCCCCACGAGGGCCTGCTGCCGGCGTCCTCCGTCATCGAGCTGCGCGACTGGCTCTCCCTGCTGGCCGGCCGCCACCGCGCCGCGGGCCTCATGCGCCGCACCGACCGGAGCATATGGCCGGGGCTGCGCTCGGACCTGAACCGCCTGGCCGACGCCGTCGACGCCCAGGACGACGCGGGCCGCCGCCTGGAGAGAGCCGGTCAGGCCCTCCTGACCGAGCCCCTGACCGCCCTGCGCGACGACGTCGCCCGCGGCGTGGCCGGCGACGGCGCGCCCGCGACGCGCTGGGTCTCCCACGCCTCGGCCGGGGGTGCGCTGGCTTCCCTCGCCCAGGGCGGCCGCCTGCGTCGGGGCCTGTTCGGCCGCGCCGTCGCCGCCCGGGGCCGGGCGCTGGGGGAGGTGGTCGTCGAACTGCGCGAGGCGCTGGTCCTCCGCCTGTCCGCCGCCCTGTCCTCGGTCGTGGCGCAGGCGAAAACGGTGTGGGAGGAGGCGGGCGTGGCCGACCGGGCCGACGGGGTCCTCGGCGCCGGCGCCGGCGCCGAGGCGGTCGTCGACAAGTGGATCGACCAGGTGCGCGCCGACCCCCCGTCCGCCCCCGGCGGCGGGTCGAGGGGCATCAAGGGGCTGGAGCCCCGGGGCGCGGCCGACCTGGTCATAGCCGCCTCGTGCGGGGTCGAGGGGGCCGCCGACTCCGCGCGCCGCCTCGGCCTGACGGAGCGGGTGACCGCCGCCCGCTCCGCGCTTATCGCCGCTCTGACCGGCGCCCTGCACGCCGCCGTGCCCGCCGGGGCCGCCCTGCGCCTGGTCCCCGATCCAGCCCTCGCCGCCGCGCTCAGACTGCGCGCCGGCGAACTCGTCCCCCTCGTCCACCCCGGAGCCGAAGCATGA
- a CDS encoding GTPase, whose protein sequence is MTESALRRRSRRASSPTVSTAGRGAPVPGSAPVPGPVPAPAVGPAVVLDERLNALRAALDSCPTEVPAALGLPARKSLDAVAERLALGVDHTVVALFGGTGSGKSSLFNALTKLQFADVGARRPTTSRAAACSWGDDANALLTFLGVDPSRRIRRESLLDADDQDELAGLVLLDVPDYDSVTTAHALQVDRLVPLTDVLVWVLDPQKYADSALHDGYLRGLGARQEDMLVLVNQIDTLPVGGRDRLLEDVDNLLVADGLAGVTVLPVSAVRGDNLDAVRRILVDRVSRESNAARTASAELDAIALRLRPTAAVGRIEVEEEPLGEVVEALIQASGARAVADSVRTGLARALPGALARPEPPAGAAVAAARTRWLTRVTQGLPRAWARSIESAVASADALAAQTAEAVGSVALPAPRSTAIDLAWWGGLLAVVLGLGLGGAALVTDGNLVAPPLLALIGIALAGWAASARRRRAAAEAETYAGAVRARVESIIERGLAAPARQVLERHRALQRAVGL, encoded by the coding sequence ATGACCGAGTCCGCACTTCGCCGTCGCAGCCGACGCGCCTCCAGCCCGACCGTCTCGACCGCCGGCCGGGGCGCCCCCGTGCCGGGGTCCGCCCCCGTGCCGGGGCCCGTCCCGGCGCCGGCGGTCGGCCCCGCCGTCGTCCTCGACGAGCGCCTCAACGCCCTGCGCGCCGCCCTCGACTCCTGCCCCACGGAGGTGCCGGCGGCCCTGGGACTGCCCGCCCGCAAAAGCCTGGACGCGGTGGCCGAGCGCCTCGCCCTGGGCGTGGACCACACGGTCGTCGCCCTCTTCGGCGGCACCGGCAGCGGCAAGTCCTCGCTGTTCAACGCCCTGACCAAGCTGCAGTTCGCCGACGTCGGCGCCCGCCGCCCCACCACCTCGCGGGCCGCCGCCTGCTCCTGGGGCGACGACGCCAACGCCCTGCTGACCTTCCTGGGCGTGGACCCCTCGCGCCGCATCCGCCGCGAGTCCCTCCTCGACGCCGACGACCAGGACGAGCTGGCCGGTCTGGTCCTGCTCGACGTGCCCGACTACGACTCGGTCACCACCGCCCACGCCCTCCAGGTGGACCGCCTCGTGCCGCTGACCGATGTCCTCGTGTGGGTCCTGGACCCGCAGAAGTACGCCGACTCGGCGCTTCACGACGGCTACCTGCGCGGGCTGGGCGCGCGCCAGGAGGACATGCTCGTCCTGGTCAACCAGATCGACACCCTGCCCGTGGGGGGCCGGGACCGTCTGCTGGAGGACGTGGACAACCTCCTCGTGGCCGACGGCCTGGCCGGAGTCACCGTCCTGCCGGTCTCGGCGGTGCGGGGGGACAACCTCGACGCCGTGCGGCGCATACTCGTCGACCGGGTCTCGCGGGAGTCCAACGCGGCCCGCACCGCCTCGGCCGAGCTCGACGCGATCGCCCTGAGACTGCGGCCCACGGCGGCGGTGGGTCGGATCGAGGTGGAGGAGGAGCCGCTGGGCGAGGTCGTCGAGGCCCTCATCCAGGCCTCGGGCGCGCGGGCCGTGGCCGACTCGGTGCGCACGGGCCTGGCCCGGGCCCTGCCGGGGGCGCTGGCCCGGCCCGAACCGCCGGCGGGGGCGGCCGTGGCGGCCGCCCGGACGCGGTGGCTCACGCGCGTCACCCAGGGCCTGCCGCGCGCCTGGGCGCGCAGCATCGAGTCCGCCGTGGCCAGCGCCGACGCGCTGGCGGCGCAGACGGCGGAGGCCGTCGGCTCCGTCGCGCTCCCAGCCCCGCGCTCGACGGCCATCGACCTGGCCTGGTGGGGCGGTCTGCTCGCCGTCGTCCTCGGCCTCGGCCTGGGCGGCGCCGCCCTGGTCACCGACGGGAACCTCGTGGCGCCCCCGCTCCTGGCCCTGATCGGCATCGCCCTGGCCGGGTGGGCGGCGTCGGCCCGCCGACGGCGCGCCGCCGCCGAGGCCGAGACCTACGCCGGGGCGGTGCGCGCCCGCGTGGAGTCCATTATCGAGCGCGGACTGGCCGCGCCCGCCCGCCAGGTCCTGGAGCGCCACCGCGCCCTTCAGCGCGCGGTCGGCCTGTGA
- the ssb gene encoding single-stranded DNA-binding protein has translation MTRQLELVVQGVLGTTPVVSRAPSGRAYCRFRLATTPTFRTSEGWRDEETIWFTAKAWGPLAENLARSLRKGDPVLLVGRFTQERWSSRLRGETITNVLTVAAGGHDLNRGETRFMKIERADAARTAPSAPTPSGPAEGVSPPDAGTRTAPPPDADTDAPEDAGTRTAPPPIAGTTPPPPPGAQTAPPPDADTDMPEGTGPDDETWFPSPRDRFAPEPDYVLAGAGV, from the coding sequence ATGACCCGTCAGCTCGAGCTCGTCGTCCAGGGCGTCCTGGGCACGACCCCCGTCGTCTCGCGCGCCCCCTCCGGCCGCGCCTACTGCCGCTTCCGCCTCGCCACCACCCCGACCTTCCGCACCTCCGAGGGCTGGCGGGACGAGGAGACCATCTGGTTCACCGCCAAGGCCTGGGGCCCTCTGGCGGAGAACCTGGCCCGCAGTCTGCGCAAGGGGGACCCGGTCCTCCTCGTGGGCCGCTTCACTCAGGAGCGCTGGAGCTCCCGGCTGCGCGGCGAGACCATCACCAACGTCCTGACCGTCGCCGCCGGCGGTCACGACCTGAACCGCGGGGAGACCCGCTTCATGAAGATCGAGCGCGCCGACGCCGCCCGGACGGCGCCCTCCGCCCCCACGCCCTCCGGCCCGGCGGAGGGGGTGTCGCCCCCGGACGCCGGGACGCGGACCGCGCCGCCCCCGGACGCCGACACGGATGCGCCCGAGGACGCCGGGACGCGGACCGCGCCGCCCCCGATCGCCGGGACCACGCCGCCCCCGCCCCCTGGGGCACAGACCGCGCCGCCCCCGGACGCCGACACGGACATGCCCGAGGGCACCGGGCCCGACGACGAGACCTGGTTCCCGTCGCCCCGGGACCGGTTCGCCCCGGAACCGGACTACGTCTTGGCCGGCGCCGGCGTCTGA
- the ftsE gene encoding cell division ATP-binding protein FtsE — MIRFDHVSKVYKRGARPALDDVDIEIEREEFVFLVGASGSGKSTFLRLTLREERPTSGRVHVLGRDLSQVSTWKVPQLRREMGFVFQDFRLLENKTVLENVALASQVIGKPRHYILSAVPDALDLVGLSGKEKRQPHELSGGEQQRVAIARAMVNRPKLLLADEPTGNLDPSTSVGIMRLLDRINRQGTTVVMATHDDEIVDQMRKRVIELKSGAVVRDQARGVYGSDR; from the coding sequence ATGATTCGATTCGATCATGTGTCCAAGGTGTACAAGCGGGGCGCACGGCCCGCGCTCGACGACGTCGACATTGAGATCGAGCGCGAGGAGTTCGTCTTCCTCGTGGGGGCCTCGGGCTCGGGCAAGTCGACCTTCTTGCGCCTAACCCTGCGCGAGGAGCGCCCCACCTCCGGACGGGTCCACGTCCTGGGCCGCGACCTGTCCCAGGTCTCGACGTGGAAGGTGCCCCAGCTGCGCCGCGAGATGGGCTTCGTCTTCCAGGACTTCCGCCTGCTGGAGAACAAGACGGTCCTGGAGAACGTGGCCCTGGCCTCCCAGGTCATAGGCAAGCCCCGCCACTACATCCTGTCCGCCGTGCCGGACGCCCTCGACCTCGTCGGCCTGTCCGGCAAGGAGAAGCGCCAGCCTCACGAGCTGTCGGGAGGCGAGCAGCAGCGCGTGGCCATCGCCCGCGCCATGGTCAACCGCCCCAAGCTCCTGCTGGCCGACGAGCCCACCGGCAACCTCGACCCGTCCACCTCGGTGGGCATTATGCGTCTGCTGGACCGCATTAACCGTCAGGGCACCACCGTCGTCATGGCCACCCACGACGACGAGATCGTCGACCAGATGCGCAAGCGCGTCATCGAGCTCAAGTCCGGTGCGGTCGTGCGCGACCAGGCCCGCGGCGTCTACGGCTCGGACCGCTGA
- the ftsX gene encoding permease-like cell division protein FtsX — protein sequence MRFRFITSETFKGLTRNLAMTISVILVSFVSLLFVGASSLLQSQIAAMKGEWYDKIEVSVYMCPSDSSSAVCIENGEATQEQISAVAALIDSGSLAPFVKSYTIESKAEAFARFQRAFGDQALGRIATENMMPVSFRIKLVDPTQYEAVAEQFTGRAGVDRVVDQRATLEPLFLVMNRASWVTGGLAAIMALAAVLLITTTIRLSAMNRSKETGIMRLVGASNLFIQLPFILEGVIAALLGAIMAAVTLWAGVHYLVQGWLATSISFTGAFIRTTDVLRLTPWLLLVAIVLAAVSSAFSLSKYTKV from the coding sequence GTGCGATTCCGCTTCATCACCTCCGAGACCTTCAAGGGTCTGACTCGCAACCTGGCGATGACGATATCGGTCATCCTCGTCTCCTTCGTCTCGCTGCTCTTCGTCGGCGCCTCCTCTCTGCTGCAGTCGCAGATCGCCGCCATGAAGGGCGAGTGGTACGACAAGATCGAGGTCAGCGTCTACATGTGCCCGTCGGACTCCTCCTCGGCTGTCTGCATTGAGAACGGGGAGGCCACCCAGGAGCAAATCAGCGCCGTCGCGGCCCTCATCGACTCCGGCTCCCTGGCCCCCTTCGTCAAGAGCTACACGATCGAGTCCAAGGCGGAGGCCTTCGCCAGGTTCCAGAGGGCCTTCGGGGACCAGGCCCTGGGCCGCATCGCCACCGAGAACATGATGCCGGTCTCCTTCCGCATCAAACTCGTGGACCCCACGCAGTACGAGGCGGTCGCCGAGCAGTTCACCGGGCGCGCCGGCGTCGATCGTGTCGTCGACCAGCGCGCCACTTTGGAGCCGCTCTTCCTGGTGATGAACCGGGCCTCGTGGGTCACCGGGGGCCTGGCGGCCATTATGGCCCTGGCCGCCGTCCTGCTCATCACCACCACCATCCGGCTGTCAGCGATGAACCGTTCCAAGGAGACCGGCATTATGCGGCTGGTCGGGGCCTCCAACCTCTTCATACAGCTGCCCTTCATACTCGAGGGGGTGATCGCCGCACTCCTGGGGGCGATCATGGCCGCGGTCACGCTGTGGGCGGGGGTCCACTACCTCGTCCAGGGATGGCTGGCGACGTCGATCAGCTTCACCGGGGCCTTCATTAGAACCACGGACGTGCTGCGCCTGACGCCCTGGCTCCTGCTCGTCGCGATCGTCCTGGCGGCGGTGTCCTCGGCCTTCTCGCTATCGAAGTACACGAAGGTGTGA
- a CDS encoding M23 family metallopeptidase, whose amino-acid sequence MATSSSAARIPPRPGGARPSAAPVGSSRRRRRWRAVAVVLVAAALGTAPLATSIWPAAADERSDAVDAQQQAQQQQAELTASLEGVSAELGQAYLDLQSARTALSTAEAELTAAEDTLAQKQREQQTAADRLSVAQTDLDTLTDEADQSARNAQEHNDSVASMVVSAYQGDTTFTSWTYVLASDSVEDLSNRASTMEIASGMQESALAAAEAERARDANRKARQDAVTQRVAALKEEADTAERQAQEAADAAQTKRDEVAELETRAATAASDLEARKGDLEDQLRQSAADADAAAARIAEIDAANRAAYEAGQTGVSSATVAADSLGSGYIGHPITGELAVTSPFGWRIHPVTGAGTGHQGVDFAAAQGTPQYASAAGTVTYWDSASCGIGLDLNVGYVDGHSYVVTLCHLSGRNVANGQYVNRGDVIGFTGSTGYATGPHVHFQVAQDGVYIDPMTLPGF is encoded by the coding sequence ATGGCCACCTCGTCCTCCGCCGCCCGGATCCCGCCCCGCCCGGGCGGGGCCCGGCCGTCCGCCGCGCCCGTCGGGTCGTCCCGGCGACGCCGGCGGTGGCGCGCCGTCGCCGTCGTGCTGGTGGCCGCGGCACTGGGCACGGCGCCCCTGGCGACGTCCATCTGGCCCGCGGCGGCCGATGAGCGCTCCGACGCCGTCGACGCGCAGCAGCAGGCCCAGCAGCAGCAGGCCGAACTCACGGCCTCCCTGGAGGGTGTCTCGGCCGAGCTCGGGCAGGCCTACCTCGATCTGCAAAGCGCGCGGACCGCGCTGAGCACCGCCGAGGCGGAGCTGACGGCCGCCGAGGACACCCTGGCGCAGAAGCAGCGCGAACAGCAGACGGCGGCCGACCGCCTGTCGGTCGCCCAGACCGACCTGGACACCCTCACCGACGAGGCCGACCAGTCCGCCCGGAACGCCCAGGAGCACAACGATTCCGTCGCCTCCATGGTCGTCTCCGCCTACCAGGGCGACACCACGTTCACCTCCTGGACCTACGTGCTGGCCTCCGACTCCGTGGAGGACCTGAGCAATCGGGCCTCGACCATGGAGATAGCCTCCGGCATGCAGGAGTCGGCCCTGGCCGCCGCCGAGGCGGAGCGGGCGCGCGACGCCAACCGCAAGGCCCGCCAGGACGCGGTGACGCAGCGGGTCGCCGCCCTCAAGGAGGAGGCCGACACCGCCGAGAGGCAGGCCCAGGAGGCCGCGGACGCGGCGCAGACCAAGCGGGACGAGGTCGCCGAGCTCGAGACGCGGGCCGCCACGGCCGCCTCCGACCTGGAGGCCCGCAAGGGCGACCTGGAGGATCAGCTGCGCCAGAGCGCTGCGGACGCCGACGCCGCCGCGGCGCGCATCGCCGAGATCGACGCCGCCAACCGCGCCGCCTACGAGGCCGGCCAGACCGGCGTGTCCTCGGCGACCGTCGCCGCCGACTCCCTCGGCTCGGGCTACATCGGCCACCCCATCACCGGCGAGCTCGCTGTCACCTCCCCCTTCGGGTGGCGCATCCACCCCGTCACCGGCGCGGGCACCGGCCACCAGGGCGTCGACTTCGCGGCCGCGCAGGGCACGCCCCAGTACGCCTCGGCCGCCGGGACCGTCACCTACTGGGACTCCGCCTCCTGCGGCATCGGCCTGGACCTCAACGTCGGCTACGTCGACGGCCACTCCTACGTCGTGACCCTGTGCCACCTGTCGGGGCGCAATGTGGCCAACGGCCAGTACGTCAACCGCGGCGACGTCATCGGCTTCACCGGCTCGACCGGTTACGCCACCGGCCCCCACGTCCACTTCCAGGTGGCCCAGGACGGCGTCTACATCGACCCCATGACCCTGCCCGGGTTCTGA
- the smpB gene encoding SsrA-binding protein SmpB: MAARPRGARRPTAGERAKAASDARRTVARNRRAAHDYFIEDRYEAGLSLTGTEVKALRMGRASLTEAWIEIDRRGEAWLQGAHIPEYLQGTWNNHAPRRKRKLLLHRAELERLAAKVQAKGYTIVPLELYFVGGRAKLEIALARGKQDWDKRQALREAQDRREAARAVAAANRRRG; this comes from the coding sequence ATGGCCGCCAGGCCCAGGGGAGCGAGGAGGCCCACCGCGGGGGAGCGGGCCAAGGCCGCCTCCGACGCCCGCAGGACCGTCGCCCGCAACCGGCGGGCCGCCCACGACTATTTCATCGAGGACCGCTATGAGGCGGGCCTGTCGCTGACGGGGACCGAGGTCAAGGCCCTGCGCATGGGACGGGCCTCGCTGACCGAGGCGTGGATCGAGATCGACCGCCGCGGCGAGGCCTGGCTCCAGGGCGCGCACATCCCTGAGTACCTCCAGGGCACCTGGAACAACCACGCCCCGCGCCGCAAGCGCAAGCTGCTGCTCCACCGCGCCGAGCTGGAGCGCCTGGCGGCCAAGGTGCAGGCCAAGGGGTACACGATCGTCCCGCTCGAGCTGTACTTCGTCGGTGGGCGGGCCAAGCTGGAGATCGCTCTGGCCCGGGGCAAGCAGGACTGGGACAAGCGCCAGGCACTGCGAGAGGCCCAGGACAGGCGCGAGGCGGCCCGGGCCGTGGCCGCCGCCAACCGCCGTCGGGGCTGA
- a CDS encoding aldo/keto reductase, with the protein METRALTALDRRIAVIGTGTWQLGLDQGEVAPETAAAALEAAVDAGVTLIDTADVYGDGRSERFVGWFLAAHPDAGLTVATKMGRRAAQTPESYTREGFLAWNDRSRANLGVETIDLVQLHCPPSPVIEAPRTWQWLDEMVEAGRIRAYGVSVQTCEQALEAIGHPGCASVELIVNVFRQRPLEAVLPAARAAGTAVIARTPLPEGLLTHNRRRNAQSLPRPEEAPDLGRIFTVVPGDAGARAARELARLCRELGPEHVQPVQVALRWLIEQEGITCILPDARSAHQMRFNIEAAGLAPLGAEMHAALAELYDRIIRPYVHDRW; encoded by the coding sequence ATGGAGACCCGGGCACTGACCGCGCTGGATCGACGGATCGCGGTGATCGGCACCGGCACCTGGCAGCTGGGACTCGACCAGGGCGAGGTCGCCCCCGAGACGGCCGCCGCCGCGCTGGAGGCCGCCGTCGACGCCGGCGTCACCCTCATCGACACCGCCGACGTCTACGGCGACGGGCGCTCGGAGCGCTTCGTCGGCTGGTTCCTCGCAGCCCATCCCGACGCCGGCCTCACCGTTGCCACCAAGATGGGGCGGCGGGCGGCGCAGACCCCCGAGAGCTACACCCGAGAGGGCTTCCTGGCGTGGAACGACCGCTCCCGCGCCAACCTCGGGGTCGAGACCATCGACCTCGTCCAGCTGCACTGCCCGCCCAGCCCGGTCATCGAGGCGCCCCGCACCTGGCAGTGGCTCGACGAGATGGTCGAGGCCGGCCGCATCCGCGCCTACGGCGTGAGCGTGCAGACCTGCGAGCAGGCGCTCGAGGCCATCGGCCACCCGGGCTGCGCGAGCGTGGAGCTGATCGTCAACGTCTTCAGGCAGCGGCCGCTCGAGGCCGTCCTGCCGGCCGCGCGCGCCGCGGGCACCGCCGTGATCGCCCGGACTCCCCTCCCCGAGGGCCTGCTGACCCACAACCGCCGTCGCAATGCCCAGTCCCTGCCGCGCCCTGAGGAGGCGCCCGACCTCGGGCGGATCTTCACCGTCGTGCCCGGGGATGCGGGCGCCCGGGCCGCGCGCGAGCTCGCCCGCCTGTGCCGCGAACTCGGGCCCGAGCACGTGCAGCCGGTCCAGGTGGCGCTGCGGTGGCTGATCGAGCAGGAGGGGATCACGTGCATCCTGCCCGATGCGCGCAGCGCGCACCAGATGCGCTTCAATATCGAGGCGGCTGGGCTTGCGCCTCTGGGCGCCGAGATGCACGCCGCACTGGCCGAGCTCTACGACCGGATCATCCGCCCCTACGTCCACGACCGCTGGTGA
- a CDS encoding recombinase family protein: MSSRSQSGSTTRLWVKSPDRLGMSTMDVLGIVQDLAARGAGVEFIDAPALSATTSQGEFMLIILAAEAQLERSMIRERQAEGSPWPRCVAST, encoded by the coding sequence ATGAGCTCGCGCTCCCAGTCAGGGAGCACCACGCGCCTGTGGGTCAAGTCCCCCGACCGGCTTGGCATGTCAACGATGGACGTCCTCGGAATCGTGCAGGACCTGGCGGCCCGAGGTGCCGGCGTCGAGTTCATTGACGCCCCCGCCCTGAGCGCGACCACATCCCAAGGTGAGTTCATGCTGATCATCCTCGCCGCCGAGGCCCAGCTCGAACGGTCCATGATCCGCGAGCGTCAAGCCGAGGGATCGCCCTGGCCAAGGTGCGTGGCGTCTACGTGA
- a CDS encoding solute carrier family 23 protein — protein MTQDVRPRPAAPDSPARTAPDPVDAVPPVGALAVLGVQHVLAFYAGAVIVPLVISQGLGLDGATTVHLINADLLTCGIATIIQSAGLGPKIGVRLPLIQGVTFTAVSPLIAIGLAASGGAGGTGGLPAMYGSIIVAGILTFLAAPYFARLLRFFPPVVTGTLLTVMGTTLMSVSAGDIVSPGERAPEGASEALVGALTLKGLGYALLTIALIVAVQRLFKGFIATISVLIGLIAATGVAAALGDVDFSGVAAAAPLGVTTPFYFGVPRLSIAGIASMVIVMAVTAVETTGDVFATGEVVGRRITPRHIAAALRADGLSTLLGGILNSFPYTCFAQNVGLVRLTRVRSRWVVTAAGAIMIVLGLVPKAGAVVAAIPSPVIGGASLAMFASVAVVGIQTLGKVDMRDNRNAVIVSTSLGLALLVTFKPDIAAAMPGWLRIIFGSGVTIGALSAVILNLLFFHVGRQQGADVAVVAGRAVSLEEVGAMGREQFVTTFSQLYAGAAWPAERVWDARPFASTTALRQAFEDEVLAASPEEQEALVRGYTDVVDLLLSDAGDERARLETASLALGEFDDAEAAELRALDEAYREKFDRPLVMCVARIADRRRLIARGWARVHSSPAREARAALGEVIDIADERFDAMIADANPIRTAWARKFEQLD, from the coding sequence ATGACCCAGGACGTCCGACCCCGGCCCGCAGCCCCCGACTCCCCCGCCCGCACCGCGCCCGACCCGGTCGACGCCGTCCCCCCGGTGGGCGCCCTGGCCGTGCTGGGAGTCCAGCACGTGCTCGCCTTCTACGCCGGGGCCGTCATTGTGCCCCTGGTCATCTCCCAGGGCCTGGGCCTGGACGGGGCCACCACCGTCCACCTCATCAACGCCGACCTGCTGACCTGCGGCATCGCCACCATCATCCAGTCCGCCGGCCTGGGACCCAAGATCGGCGTGCGCCTGCCCCTCATTCAGGGCGTGACCTTCACGGCCGTGTCCCCGCTCATCGCCATCGGCCTGGCCGCCTCCGGCGGCGCCGGGGGGACCGGGGGCCTGCCCGCCATGTACGGCTCCATCATTGTCGCCGGAATCCTCACCTTCCTCGCCGCCCCCTACTTCGCGCGGCTCCTGCGCTTCTTCCCGCCGGTCGTCACCGGCACGCTGCTGACCGTCATGGGCACCACCCTCATGAGCGTGTCCGCCGGGGACATCGTCTCCCCGGGCGAGCGCGCACCCGAGGGGGCCTCCGAGGCACTCGTGGGCGCCCTGACGCTCAAGGGCCTGGGCTACGCGCTGCTGACCATCGCCCTCATCGTTGCCGTCCAGCGCCTCTTCAAGGGCTTCATCGCCACCATCTCCGTGCTCATCGGCCTGATCGCGGCCACCGGCGTGGCCGCCGCCCTGGGCGACGTGGACTTCTCCGGCGTGGCCGCCGCCGCCCCGCTGGGGGTGACCACGCCCTTCTACTTCGGCGTCCCCCGGCTGTCCATCGCGGGGATCGCCTCCATGGTCATCGTCATGGCGGTCACCGCCGTCGAGACCACCGGCGACGTCTTCGCCACCGGCGAGGTGGTCGGCAGGCGCATCACCCCCCGGCACATCGCCGCCGCCCTGCGGGCCGACGGGCTGTCGACCCTGCTGGGCGGGATCCTCAACTCCTTCCCCTACACCTGCTTCGCCCAGAACGTCGGACTCGTGCGGCTCACGCGCGTGCGCTCGCGCTGGGTGGTCACCGCCGCCGGGGCCATCATGATCGTCCTGGGACTGGTGCCCAAGGCCGGGGCCGTCGTCGCCGCCATCCCCTCCCCCGTCATCGGCGGGGCGAGCCTGGCCATGTTCGCCTCGGTCGCCGTCGTGGGCATCCAGACCCTCGGCAAGGTCGATATGAGGGACAACCGCAACGCCGTCATTGTCTCGACCTCGCTCGGGCTGGCGCTGCTGGTGACCTTCAAACCGGACATCGCCGCCGCCATGCCCGGCTGGCTGCGGATCATCTTCGGGTCGGGCGTGACCATCGGGGCGCTGAGCGCCGTGATCCTCAACCTGCTCTTCTTCCACGTGGGGCGCCAGCAGGGGGCCGACGTCGCCGTCGTCGCCGGGCGCGCCGTGAGCCTGGAGGAGGTCGGCGCCATGGGGCGCGAGCAGTTCGTCACGACCTTCTCGCAGCTGTACGCGGGCGCCGCCTGGCCCGCCGAGCGCGTGTGGGACGCCCGCCCCTTCGCCTCCACGACGGCGCTGCGGCAGGCCTTCGAGGACGAGGTCCTGGCCGCCTCGCCCGAGGAGCAGGAGGCGCTCGTGCGCGGCTACACCGACGTGGTGGACCTGCTGCTGTCCGACGCCGGGGACGAGCGGGCCCGCCTGGAGACCGCCTCCCTCGCCCTGGGGGAGTTCGACGACGCCGAGGCGGCCGAGCTGCGGGCCCTGGACGAGGCCTACCGCGAGAAGTTCGACCGACCGCTGGTCATGTGCGTGGCCCGCATCGCCGACCGTCGCCGGCTCATCGCCCGCGGCTGGGCGCGGGTGCACAGCTCCCCCGCCCGGGAGGCCCGCGCGGCCCTGGGCGAGGTCATTGACATCGCCGACGAGCGCTTCGACGCCATGATCGCCGACGCCAACCCGATCCGCACCGCCTGGGCGCGCAAGTTCGAGCAGCTGGACTGA